The Pirellulimonas nuda genome includes a region encoding these proteins:
- a CDS encoding nucleotidyl transferase family protein, with amino-acid sequence MGSSSENDADDLVARIHADPGRCVLAVTGGGSRAVSRLLSVPGASRTVLEAVVPYAASALGEFLGETPESACSERTARRLAMAAWRRACRLAPEHAEQLVGIGCTAGLSTDRQRRGARRFWIAAQTGTRTAVYGLELGAKPRSRSEEEDLAADRLLALLAHALGLTEFVYADGGLDAAAGDGAVWREAIASPPLAAVFRGAADRCLIQNGAARVPEARVVFPGSFDPMHNGHREMMAIAGEITGAPVVCELSLTNVDKPPLDLLDVDRRLAGMQGGAVLVTAAPTFVGKAGVAPGATFVVGVDTIARIGDARYYDGDSDKRDAAIAELRARGCRFLVFSRVLEGQLASLEDVDLPPPLRALCDGVPPERFCNDVSSTAIRNGEQSG; translated from the coding sequence ATGGGCTCTTCGAGCGAGAACGACGCAGACGACCTGGTCGCCCGCATCCACGCCGATCCCGGGCGTTGTGTGCTGGCGGTCACGGGCGGGGGGAGCCGGGCCGTTTCCCGGCTCTTGAGCGTCCCCGGGGCGTCGCGGACCGTGCTCGAGGCGGTGGTCCCGTACGCGGCCAGCGCGCTGGGCGAGTTTCTTGGCGAGACGCCCGAGTCTGCTTGCAGCGAGCGGACAGCGCGCCGCTTGGCGATGGCGGCCTGGCGGCGTGCGTGCCGGCTCGCCCCGGAACATGCCGAGCAGCTCGTCGGCATCGGCTGCACCGCCGGTCTGTCGACCGATCGGCAAAGGCGAGGCGCCAGGCGGTTCTGGATCGCTGCGCAAACCGGGACCCGGACCGCCGTGTACGGGCTGGAGCTTGGCGCCAAGCCGCGTTCGCGAAGTGAAGAAGAAGACCTTGCCGCGGACCGCCTGCTCGCGCTGCTCGCACACGCGTTGGGGCTGACCGAGTTCGTCTACGCGGACGGCGGGCTCGACGCCGCGGCAGGGGACGGGGCCGTTTGGCGGGAGGCGATCGCGTCGCCGCCGCTGGCCGCGGTGTTTCGGGGCGCCGCCGATCGTTGCCTCATCCAGAACGGCGCCGCACGCGTGCCGGAGGCGCGCGTGGTGTTCCCCGGGTCGTTCGACCCGATGCACAACGGGCATCGAGAGATGATGGCCATCGCGGGGGAGATCACCGGCGCCCCGGTGGTTTGCGAGCTATCTCTCACGAACGTCGACAAGCCGCCGCTCGATCTGCTGGACGTCGATCGGCGGCTGGCAGGCATGCAGGGGGGGGCGGTGCTGGTGACCGCTGCGCCAACGTTTGTAGGCAAGGCCGGCGTGGCGCCGGGCGCCACGTTTGTCGTGGGGGTCGACACGATCGCCCGGATCGGCGACGCCCGATACTACGACGGTGACTCCGACAAGCGGGATGCAGCGATCGCCGAGCTGCGGGCGCGCGGTTGCCGGTTCTTGGTCTTCAGCCGGGTGCTCGAGGGGCAACTGGCGTCGCTGGAAGACGTCGACCTGCCGCCCCCGCTACGAGCCTTGTGCGACGGGGTTCCGCCGGAGCGGTTTTGTAATGACGTATCTTCTACGGCGATACGCAACGGGGAGCAGAGCGGCTAG